The following proteins come from a genomic window of Lycium ferocissimum isolate CSIRO_LF1 chromosome 4, AGI_CSIRO_Lferr_CH_V1, whole genome shotgun sequence:
- the LOC132051965 gene encoding protein RGF1 INDUCIBLE TRANSCRIPTION FACTOR 1-like, whose protein sequence is MGPDEEDNRWPPWLKPLLRERFFVQCKLHADSHKSECNMYCLDCIDAPLCSLCLAHHKDHRVIQIRRSSYHDVIRVNEIQKYLDISSVQTYIINSAKVVFLNERPQPRPGKGVTNTCEVCERSLLDSFKFCSLGCKIVGTSNNFVKKPRNLSKKKRSRSLESEDSYSSSSSHGQRNKIQSFTPSTPPPTSANYKTAKRRKGIPHRAPTGGLFLEY, encoded by the exons ATG GGACCTGATGAGGAAGACAATAGGTGGCCTCCATGGTTGAAGCCATTGCTAAGGGAACGATTCTTTGTTCAATGCAAATTACATGCTGATTCTCATAAGAGTGAATGTAATATGTACTGCCTTGACTGTATCGATGCCCCTCTTTGCTCTCTCTGTTTAGCTCATCACAAAGACCATCGTGTCATTCAG ATAAGGAGGTCATCATACCATGATGTGATAAGGGTGAATGAGATTCAGAAGTATTTAGACATTTCATCAGTCCAAACATACATTATCAACAGTGCCAAAGTTGTGTTCTTGAATGAAAGGCCACAGCCTAGGCCAGGCAAAGGGGTGACAAATACCTGTGAAGTTTGTGAAAGGAGTCTTCTTGACTCATTCAAATTCTGCTCTCTTGGTTGCAAG ATTGTTGGGACATCAAATAATTTCGTGAAGAAGCCGAGGAATTTGTCCAAGAAGAAGAGGTCACGGTCATTGGAATCTGAAGACTCTTACAGTAGTAGCAGCAGCCATGGTCAACGTAACAAGATTCAAAGTTTCACTCCGTCAACGCCCCCTCCAACTTCTGCTAATTACAAAACGGCCAAGCGTAGAAAGGGAATTCCTCATCGAGCCCCAACCGGAGGACTATTCCTAGAATATTAG